One Lucilia cuprina isolate Lc7/37 chromosome 4, ASM2204524v1, whole genome shotgun sequence DNA segment encodes these proteins:
- the LOC111690663 gene encoding scavenger receptor class B member 1, with product MKLFTTNSSKTANVLKLASLGMTLTILAAVILCTDPVAKIVDSQLAIKTGSLLYNLWLKPPLNVYITVYMFNVTNLDAFTRGLDAKLKIAEVGPYVYQEILENHNVTFNANNTVTYTPRRIVKFLREKSVGDPKVDKIIAPNIPYMGVTSAASGFSTFAALAISALTRRLNSKPMLEMSVHEYLWGYEDNLVYLASKIIPNVINFQRFGLMERMFDEGDNIVTMQLPSKKPRKASDKSRRDFAIDTWNGRKSIKYWTPNGNSTLTNCNSIQGTYDATLFPRNITKGETFRIYRKAICRTLPIVYSHPGKIDGIEAYHFKLHEKAFDSDINDPNSSCFCTNKKCLRKGLGNITPCYYNIPLAISFPHFFNGDPSLLEPFEGLNPNEEKHGSEIVIQPQLGIPMKVRSRFQINLLMDEVKYNREMTRFRNTVLPIFWLEIGVEELTPGIKMLLKLLFKICPYVQCGLIIALIVAGLSLVGTALLSCFWLPSTTTISSSMQRHTKQKCNILLTESSVEAAAVNKNKMNKTNVCIVPLLPAPPTSAKALEQMVKQDEKMTTLMLLLPPQVDQQKTKESKLKQLKNKFCKKNNKLLPFLQNEFMTT from the exons ATGTTCTTAAGTTGGCCTCCTTGGGCATGACTTTAACCATATTGGCAGCAGTAATATTGTGTACAGATCCTGTAGCTAAGATTGTTGATTCT CAATTGGCTATAAAAACTGGTTCCttgttatataatttatggCTGAAACCACCTTTAAATGTTTACATCACAGTGTATATGTTTAATGTTACAAATTTAGACGCATTTACACGTGGCCTTGATGCCAAGTTGAAAATCGCCGAAGTGGGTCCTTATGTATATCAGGAAATACTAGAGAATCATAATGTGACCTTCAATGCAAATAACACAGTAACCTACACACCCAGACGTATAGTAAAGTTTTTGCGTGAAAAATCAGTGGGAGATCCCAAGGTGGATAAGATAATTGCACCAAATATACCATACATGGGTGTTACATCAGCAGCATCGGGTTTTTCTACATTTGCTGCATTGGCCATAAGTGCATTGACACGTAGACTGAATTCAAAGCCCATGTTGGAAATGTCTGTACATGAATACTTGTGGGGCTATGAAGATAATCTAGTATATTTGGCATCAAAGATTATACcgaatgtaataaattttcaaagatttGGTTTAATGGAACGTATGTTTGATGAGGGTGATAATATTGTGACCATGCAGTTGCCCTCTAAGAAACCCAGAAAGGCCTCGGACAAATCTAGAAGAGATTTTGCTATAGACACTTGGAATGGTcgtaaaagtattaaatactGGACTCCTAACGGTAACAGCAC TCTTACTAATTGCAATAGCATACAGGGCACCTATGATGCTACCCTATTTCCTCGTAACATTACCAAAGGTGAAACTTTTCGCATTTATCGCAAAGCCATTTGTCGCACTTTGCCTATAGTTTATTCACATCCCGGCAAGATTGATGGTATAGAAGCATATCATTTCAAATTGCATGAAAAAGCTTTCGATAGCGATATCAATGATCCGAATTCCTCTTGTTTTTGTACCAATAAAAAGTGCTTGAGAAAGGGTTTGGGCAATATAACACCCTGTTATTAca ATATACCACTAGCTATATCTTTTCCCCATTTCTTTAATGGCGATCCCTCTCTATTGGAACCGTTTGAGGGTTTAAATCCTAACGAAGAAAAACATGGTTCGGAAATTGTTATACAACca cAATTGGGCATACCTATGAAAGTGCGTTCtcgttttcaaataaatttattaatggaTGAGGTGAAATACAATCGTGAAATGACCAGATTTCGTAATACGGTTTTACCCATATTTTGGTTGGAAATT GGTGTCGAAGAGCTTACGCCAGGcataaaaatgcttttaaaattacTCTTCAAAATTTGTCCTTATGTACAATGTGGCCTAATTATTGCCTTAATTGTGGCTGGTCTGTCACTGGTTGGTACTGCCCTGCTCTCCTGCTTCTGGTTGCCAAGCACAACAACGATTTCCTCGTCCATGCAAAGACACACGAAACAAAAATGCAATATTCTCTTAACGGAGTCATCAGTGGAGGCGGCGGctgtgaataaaaataaaatgaataagaCAAATGTTTGTATAGTTCCATTGCTGCCAGCACCACCAACTTCAGCAAAGGCACTGGAACAAATGGTTAAGCAGGATGAGAAGATGACAACGTTGATGTTATTGCTGCCACCACAAGTGGACCAACAAAAGACCAAAGAGTCGAAGCTGAAGCAgttaaagaataaattttgcaaaaagaacaacaaattgCTGCCTTTTCTACAAAATGAGTTTATGACAACATAA
- the LOC111690668 gene encoding trypsin-1, with amino-acid sequence MCFNFYLLLLLGILVFDRITTALASPSIVSQYYKTNQFATDCGLRPPRREPRSHPSTEDPNSSRTAKIIAGTYTKEGQFPWQASLELLHPSLGFLGHWCGAVLIHQYWILSAAHCVHNDLFNLPVPPLWTVVLGEYNRAIESGYEQRIPIDKIVLHKSYQNFLHDLVLMKLSMPADLSKKSNIRRICLPFLFNEPNIDDEEEELQADVEDPLAWGLAEVPDKMENFLRSVQTMRRYRNVTIPSMKELMDLKILNRLKRQENASQGKVGKNFKYSRRRNDKIMKIFQYSNEYDGVSQEKHFHHRFVDNNRDLPYIDCVATGWGKANLTGDLTDLLLKTTVPLHNNRRCREAYGSFVKIHRGHLCAGKLNGKGGTCVGDSGGPLQCRLTKNGPWILAGITSFGSGCAIEGYPDVYTRTSHYMKWIQDTIAFE; translated from the exons ACTGTGGCCTACGACCGCCTAGACGAGAACCCAGATCACATCCTTCTACAGAAGATCCTAATAGTTCCCGTACAGCTAAAATTATAGCCGGAACTTATACCAAAGAAGGGCAATTTCCTTGGCAGGCGTCACTAGAACTGCTTCACCCCTCGTTGGGTTTCCTGGGGCACTGGTGTGGTGCTGTGCTCATACATCAATATTGGATTTTATCAGCTGCCCATTGTGTTCACAATGATCTCTTTAATTTACCGGTGCCGCCTTTATGGACGGTAGTTTTAGGCGAATACAATCGTGCTATCGAATCGGGCTATGAACAAAGAATACCTAttgataaaattgttttacataaaagctatcaaaattttttacatgatTTAGTCCTAATGAAACTCTCAATGCCAGCAGATCTTTCGAAAAAGTCCAATATTAGAAGAATATGCCTGCCATTTCTCTTCAACGAGCCCAACATTGATGATGAAGAGGAGGAACTGCAGGCAGATGTTGAGGATCCTTTGGCTTGGGGTTTGGCGGAAGTCCCcgataaaatggaaaatttcttGAGAAGTGTTCAGACAATGAGACGTTATCGTAATGTTACAATACCTAGTATGAAGGAGTTAAtggatttgaaaattttaaatcgtTTGAAGCGACAAGAGAATGCCTCGCAAGGCAAAGtgggcaaaaattttaaatattcacgtAGAAGAAATGATaagataatgaaaattttccaatattcCAATGAATATGATGGGGTGAGTCAGGAGAAACATTTTCATCATAGATTTGTGGATAATAATCGTGATTTACCCTATATTGATTGTGTGGCCACGGGATGGGGTAAAGCTAATTTGACAGGTGATCTAACGGATTTACTATTGAAGACTACAGTGCCCTTGCATAATAATAGGAG ATGCAGAGAGGCTTATGgtagttttgtaaaaattcatcgTGGACATTTGTGTGCTGGAAAACTTAATGGCAAAGGTGGCACATGTGTg GGCGATTCTGGTGGTCCTTTGCAATGTCGTCTCACTAAAAATGGTCCTTGGATATTGGCAGGTATAACTTCATTTGGTTCTGGCTGTGCTATAGAAGGTTATCCAGATGTTTACACTCGAACATCTCATTACATGAAATGGATACAAGATACAATAGCTTTTGAAtag